In Candidatus Bathyarchaeia archaeon, the sequence CATACGAGCACTTTTGGCGGAAACCCGCTCGCATGCGCAGCGGCATGCGCAACAATAGATGTAATTATTGAAGAAAGACTTGTTGAGAGAGCACGTGATCTCGGTAATAAGTTTAAGAGTATCCTTCAAGAGTTTGTGGAAGAGTTTAAGATTTTGAGGGAAGTACGGGGATTAGGTTTAATGCTGGGGCTTGAGACTAGAATAGACATATATAATTTATTAATGAAGGCGCTTAATAGAGGTGTCATATTACTTTACTCTGGTAGAAACGTAATTCGTTTTCTTCCACCACTTGTGATAAGAGAGGAGCAGATCGAAATTGTCGCAAATGTGTTAAGAGAGGTTCTTCTTGAGGAGGAGAAAAGGATCAGCTAATCTTTTGTAATATGAGATGATTGAAGATGCAACTTGAAACAGAGTATCCAGTAAACCTTTTGAGGAAAATGCTGGAGATCTATAGTCCAAGTGGCAGAGAAGAGAAATTATCATTATTTTTAGCGAGTGAGCTTGAGAAATTAGGGTTTGAAAGGGTTTGGAGAAATTCCGTTGGTAACGTTTATGGTGAGATCGGTTCCGGCGAGCCAGCGATTCTCTTATGTGGACATATGGATACAGTCCCAGGCTGGATACCCGTTAAAATCGAGAATAATAGACTTTATGGTAGGGGTGCTGTTGATGCGAAATCTTCCCTAGCCTCAATGATTATTGCCGCTGCGGATTTGAGGACGGAAGTTTCGAGCGGAAAGATTACAGTCGCATGCGTCGTTGATGAGGAGGGAGGGGCTAAGGGGATTAGGCACCTCATACGTGAGAAATTTAATTTTGACTATGCAATATTTGGTGAGCCTAGCGGTATAAAGAGGATAACATTCGCATATAAGGGGCATCTTAAAGTGAAGATAACTCTCAAATCATTTTCCACTGGGCATATAGGCGCTCAGCATATCTTACCTAACGCTGCCGAAAAATGCTTTGAGCTATGGACTAAGATTAAAGGTATATGTGAAGAGAAATATAAGTCACCCTTAGGGGTCTTCTATTCATTAACACCTACAGTAATCGGAGTCTCTGCTCGCGGGACAACTAGCAGCATACCTGACAAATGCACTTTGGACATCGATTTTAGATTGCCACCAACAATTAATTGCCACAAATCTATGGAGA encodes:
- a CDS encoding M20/M25/M40 family metallo-hydrolase; translation: MQLETEYPVNLLRKMLEIYSPSGREEKLSLFLASELEKLGFERVWRNSVGNVYGEIGSGEPAILLCGHMDTVPGWIPVKIENNRLYGRGAVDAKSSLASMIIAAADLRTEVSSGKITVACVVDEEGGAKGIRHLIREKFNFDYAIFGEPSGIKRITFAYKGHLKVKITLKSFSTGHIGAQHILPNAAEKCFELWTKIKGICEEKYKSPLGVFYSLTPTVIGVSARGTTSSIPDKCTLDIDFRLPPTINCHKSMEIIKDLIDNFRAENCGLTVSFKVTDKVEPYVANRDTIVVKALREAILEETGEEAKLIRKTGTGDMNIFGTHFKIPVATYGPGDSALSHSLNEYIEIPEYLISIKVYKKAVKKILSLGSPELIDDTNS